Proteins from a single region of Rhipicephalus sanguineus isolate Rsan-2018 chromosome 5, BIME_Rsan_1.4, whole genome shotgun sequence:
- the LOC119393161 gene encoding polyubiquitin, which yields MDSFAIPFPAGRTVAELPGGSNGDDDLHTNEEDVSREPLQLTVLSLMNKRTHVEAFASDSVLDLKLLLQDILLVPADQQLLVYRYQALTDSDTLEECGLRDGAQLTLILRMRGGDPTPVVLHDDEPLELSILIKRGKCVVVASRFGATVGSVKQSIEKLTGLPAARQTLTFRGQDMSDEHTLAHYELRDRCAVFLALEATADVDASAAAADNSQEPAVSLAGIAERLWNLFF from the exons GTGGCGGAACTGCCTGGTGGCAGTAACGGAGACGATGACCTGCACACAAATGAAGAAGAC GTTTCGAGGGAACCGCTGCAGCTGACAGTGCTGTCGCTCATGAACAAGCGGACCCACGTGGAGGCCTTTGCGAGCGACAGCGTCCTCGACCTGAAGCTGCTTCTGCAGGACATACTGCTGGTACCAGCCGACCAGCAGCTGCTCGTCTACCGGtaccaagcgctgactgacagcGACACGCTCGAAGAGTGCGGCCTCAGAGACGGCGCCCAGCTGACGCTCATCCTGCGCATGCGAGGAGGCGACCCCACACCCGTCGTTTTGCAT GACGACGAGCCCTTGGAGCTGTCCATCTTGATCAAGCGAGGCAAGTGCGTCGTCGTCGCCAGCCGCTTCGGCGCAACCGTGGGCAGCGTCAAGCAGAGCATCGAGAAACTCACCGGACTGCCGGCGGCCCGCCAGACGCTCACGTTTCGGGGCCAAGACATGAGCGACGAGCACACGCTGGCGCACTACGAACTGCGCGATCGCTGTGCCGTGTTCCTCGCCCTCGAGGCAACCGCAGACGTTGATGCCTCAGCAGCGGCAGCGGACAATAGCCAAGAGCCGGCTGTGAGCCTGGCTGGGATCGCGGAGCGCTTGTGGAACCTTTTCTTTTGA